The DNA sequence GGGAAGCCTGTTGAGGACGAGACTGGATAGGCGTGGCTAGTTGAATACCGACGCGCTCACCTAAGAGCTGAACAGCTTCCATAAAGGATACACCTTGGTATTCTTCGATGAACTTAAAAACATCTCCTGAACGACCACATCCGAAACAGTGATAAAACTGCTTGTCTTCCACAACGTTGAAAGAAGGGGTCTTCTCACCATGAAAAGGACAGAGCCCTAAATAGTTCCGTCCAGCCTTTTGTAAAGAAATCACGTCGCCTATGACTTCCACAATGTTGGTATTGTTTTTGATTTCTTCAATAACTTGCTTGTCAACCATACACAATACCTCCATCTTATCATAGTTTTACGTTAACTAGTATAGCTTATTTCTGAAAAAAAGTAAACCATTTCATACTCTTTCCGGAATTCTCTTTGCTATATTTTTCCATATTAAAATGGAAGATAAAAAACTCAGAAACACTTTCAGGCTTCTAAGCTTTTATTCACTATTTTTGATGATAATTTAACTCATCTATTCAAATAATTGATAGTAGTCTGAAATCTTCATCTTAGCTTTTTCTTCTTTATTGAGGTCTTGGATGATACGGCCTTCCTTCATGACAATCAGACGATTGCCATACTTGAGGGCGTCTTCCATATGGTGAGTAATCATCAAGGCTGTCAGATGGTCTTTGCTGACAAATTCATCTGTTAATTCCATCAAGGCCACACTGGTCTTTGGGTCAAGGGCTGCTGTGTGTTCATCCAACAAGAGTAACTCTGGTCGTTTCAAGGTTGCCATCAAGAGACTCAGTGCCTGACGCTGACCGCCTGAAAGAAACTCAATCGGAGTGTCGAGATGTTTTTCAAGGCCATTTCCCACTTTTTCAATGGTTGCCTGAAACTCCTCACGGTGACTTGATAGCCTTCTAGAAAGGAGGCCTCTCTTCTCACCACGAAACTTGGCAATCAAGAGATTTTCCGCCACCGTCATACGAGGAGCCGTACCCATTTTAGGATCCTGAAAGACACGAGACAAGTACTTAGCCCGCTTCTCAGGTGAAAAATGCGTCACATCCTCCCCCATGATACGGATACTTCCACTTGTTAAAGGTAGGGTACCTGCAATAGTGTTAAAAAGAGTTGACTTCCCAGCTCCATTTCCACCTAGGATGGTAATGAAATCATGTTCAAAAATTTCAAGAGAAACATCATTCAGAATGATTTTTTCCTCGTCAAAGCCATTCGTGATGACTTTGGTAGCATTTTTTAATTCTACAATTGCTGTCATTTGCTAAACTTGACTCCTTTCAGGTATTTGCTTTTGAAGGTTGGAATCATAAGGCAAACTGCCAAGATTAAAGCGCTATATAGTCGTAAATAACTTGTATTAAATCCAAGGGCAATCACTCCCCAGACGAGGAACTGATAAGCGATAGAGCCTATAACAATTGTCACTAAACGTTCCGCCAAAGTCAGACTCTTGAACAACACCTCACCAATAATCAAGCTAGCAAGACCTACGACAATCACTCCAATTCCTCGCGAAACATCCGCATAGCCTTCTTGTTGAGCAATTAGGGCTCCTGCAAGTGCGATGATCCCATTTGAGAGAACCAAGCCCATGAGTTCCATACGTCCCGTATTGATACCAAAGCTACGAGCCATATCAGGATTGTCACCTGTAGCGATGTAAGCCTGACCTAGTTTGGTATCAAGGAAAAAGAGCATAAGGCCAATAACAAGGGCAACAAAGATAAATCCAGTCAAGAGTTGATTGAGGTCTGAGTCGAAAGGTAAGACATCCTGAATTTGCTTGGTCCCAAGAAGCCCCAGATTGGCACGTCCCATAATCATCAGCATGATGGAATGGCAAGAAGTCATGACCAAAATCCCTGATAAGAGAGTTGGTATTTTACCTTTGGTGTATAAGAGACCTGTTGCCATACCAGCTAGGCAGCCTGCTCCTACTGCGGTCAAGGTCGCTAAAAATGGATTGACTCCTTGTGTTATCAAGGTTACAGCTACTGCTCCCCCTAGTGGGAAAGAGCCCTCAGTAGTCATATCTGGAAAATTCAAAATTCGAAAAGTCATAAAGATTCCCAAACCTAGAATCGCCCAGACCATCCCCTGTGAAATAATGGATACTATCATAATCTTTCACTCATTTCTTTCTTTAGTAAAAATGGGAGGAGATGTGTCCAGCTCCTCCTTTATCTTTATTCAATCACTTGTCCTGCTTCTTTTAGAACGGACTCAGGAATGGTGATACCAAGTTCCTGCGCTAGTTTTTTGTTGATAACCGACTTGCCAGTTGAGAAGACATTAACTGGCGTATCAGCTGGTTTTTCACCTTTCAAAACTTTGGCAATCATCTTACCAGTAGCCACTCCAAGATCGTGTTGGTCAACTACTACAGATGCTAATCCACCTGCTTCTACCATGGCAGTAGCACTTGGGTAGATTGGCTTTTTAGCTGTTTGGTTGCTTGAAACAACTGTTGAGAATGCTGATGCGATGGTGTTGTCAATTGGAACCCAAATCGCATCGACCTTGCTTGTCATGACATTAACTGTTGAAGCAATTTCATTTGTTGATGGAACAGCAAATGTTTCGACTGTCAAACCTGCTTTTTCAGCATAAGCCTTGAATTCTTCTACCTGTGTTTTTGAGTTATCTTCGCTACTTGAGTAAAGAGCTCCGATCGTTTTGACATTTGGTGTGAGGGTTTTAATCAACTCTACTTGCTGTTCAGCTGGGTTGTGGTCTGACACCCCTGTGATGTTGCCACCTGGTTTTTTCAAATCTTTGACCAAGTTAGCACCGATTGGGTCTGTAATAGCAGCCATGATAACTGGTAGGTCTTTTGTAGCACTAGCAAGTCCTTGAGCAGCTGGTGTTGCAATCCCAACAACAACGTCATTTCCATTTGCCACCAATTGTTTACTCATGGTTGCAACCTTGCTCTGATCACCTTCAGAGTTCATAAAGTCGATTTTTACTTGATCGTCCTTATAGCCTTCTTCAGCTAGTCCATCTTGAATCCCTTGGTAAATCAAGTCCAAGGATGGGTGACTAACAAACTGAAGAACACCAACCTTAGCGACCTTTTGCTCTTCCTTAGCTGCTGGCTTGTTCATTGATGAATAAATCAAGCTAGCCACCACCAATATAGCTAATCCAGCGATAATTCCAATCAAACGTTTATTTTTCATACTTTTTCTCCTTTTAAATCACTTGTATAATACTCTTTTCACTCAAAACAAGCGACGCCATCGTCTAAATTTCATAATCTTTCCTCCCATAGAAAAAATCCTCACACAAAAAACTTGTGTGAGGACGTCGATGCGCGGTACCACCTCAATTATAGGGACTATCCCTATCGCTCTTTCTCGCAATAACGAGCTGCACTGTAAGGTGTGCTCACCGAATTTTTATGATTTCAAATTCTTAATAACATTCAGCCCAATTTCATCACTTTCATCTATCTGTTTTCACCAACCACAGACTCTCTAAAAAATGAGCATGATTACTTTCTGAATGTTTAAATTATATCATTTTTCAACTACTTGTCAAGGCTATTTTTAGAATTTTTTAAACAATTCAAAAACTTCCCCTAGTAAAAAGAGGAAGTTTGTAGAATATCAGCCTGAATTACGCAAACCGGTTGCAATTCCGTTGATAGTAGTATGGATCAGTTTTTCTTCGTCAGCTGACAATTCGCCGCGACGTTGACGTTTGATCAACTCCAACTGGATGTAGTTAAGGATATTAAAGTAAGGCATACGATAGTTTAGGCTGTCTTTTAGGTAAGAGTTTTCTGCCAAAAGTTCGTCATAGCCTTCAATAGCTAAAATAACATCCTTAGTCAACTGCCATTCATCTAAAATAGTGTAGTAGATGGCCTGCACTTCTTCATCTTCACAGAGCTTGGCATATTCAAAAGCAATGTTCATGTTAGACTTAGATAAGACCATGTCTACATTGGAAAGCAAAGATTGGAAGAAAGGCCAGTTTTGGTACATATCACGAAGGAACTCGATATTCTTTGGATCTTGATCAATAAACTCTTTAAAGCTTGATCCTACACCATACCATCCAGGGAACATGACACGACTTTGTGACCATGAGAAGACCCAAGGGATGGCACGCAAACCACCGATTTCAGTGATGGTCTTACGAGCTGCTGGACGCGAACCGATATTGAAGCTTGAAATAGCCTTGATTGGGCTTGACTCGAAGAAATAGTCATAGAAATGTTCGTTTCCAAAGACCAAATCACGGTAGATATCGTAGCTACGGTCCACTACTTGATCCATGATAGACTCATAATGATTTGAGGTATTGGTATCGCTCTTTTTCTTGGTAATCATACGGTTAATGGCCGCGGATACCAACATTTCAAGGTTATAGTAGGCAGCGTCTTTGTTACCATATTTGTTTCCAATGACTTCTCCTTGCTCAGTCAGACGGATACGGTCCTTGATAGACTTGAGCGGTTGAGATGTGATAGCTTCATAAGTTGGACCACCACCTCGACCAACAGTACCACCACGGCCATGGAAGAAGGTGACTTTAACACCAAATTCATCTCCAATAGCAGTCAGTTGTTGTTGAGCCTTGTAGAGTGTCCAACATGATGATAGATAACCACCATCTTTATTACTATCGGAGTAGCCAAGCATGATTTCTTGGTAGTTGTCTTTTGAAGCAATCCATTTTTTAGCCAATGGAAGAGAGAAGTATCTTCTCATGGTTTCTTCCGAGTGATCCAAGTCTTCAATCGTTTCAAAGAGGGGAACAATCTGAACGCGCGCTTTTTGAGCATCAACCAAGCCTACTTCTTTGAGCATGATGGCTAATTCTAGCATATCAGATACACTTGTCGCGTGAGAGATGATGGTTTGGCGAATGACATTTTCACCCAGTTTATCCTTCAACTTGCGAGCAGTTTTGAAGATAGACAATTCTTTCTCAAGCAGTTCTGACTTTTCAGCATGAGTAGCAGAGAGGATACGAGGATCTTCTTCCAACTCTTTTAAGAGGAGGGCGCATTTTTTGTCTTCAGAGAGATCGCTATAATGGTCGTTGATCCCTGCGGATGCTAACAATTCTGCCACACAGGCTTCATGAACACTAGAGTCTTGGCGCATGTCGATAGAAGCAAGGTAAAAGCCAAAGATTTCAACGGCTTGCATCAGTTCAACAAATTCTCCTGAAATCAGGTATTCCCCTTTGTTCTCAAGGAGAGAATCTCGAATGGCCAACAAGTCTTGATAAAATTCATCTGCAGTAGCATATCTAGGCTGAAGATCCTTATCTTCAATGAGATAAGCCTTAGTTGCCTGCATCTTAGCTTGGATATCAAAAAGAGCACGACGATAGAGTTCTTTTTCGCGGTAAATGGAGTTATCTTGTGACTTAAGCGCCATCTCGCGGACCTTATCACTGACATTCACGATACTGGTTGAAAGTGAAAATTCACGATAAAGATTATAAATCTTTTCATCGTAGTAGTTCATGATGACTTCACACTGAGTCAAGGCTGATTTGTTGAGGGTCTCCGCTGTTACGAAAGGATTTCCATCGCGGTCTCCTCCAATCCACATCCCCATAGTAATTGGTTTTGGATGTTGGAGCTCAATTCCTTGTTCCTTAGCTAGTTTCTTATATTCAGCCGTCAAACGTGGCACAGCATTCAGGAATGAACTTTGATAGTACTCCATCACGTTGGTGATTTCGTTAGTCACCTTCAATTTCTTCTCACGAATCATGTCTGTTTGCATGATAATTTCAATGTAACGACGGAGATCCATGTTCCATTTTTCTTTATTAATCAAACCTAGTTTGACATCACGATACTTGCGCAAGAGAGTATGGATATGGTTGGTCAAGTCCAGCATACTCTTGCGTTGTACTTGCGTTGGATGGGCGGTCAAGACAGGAACGACATTTAACTTTTCTAAAATTTCAGCTGCATTTTCTTTTTCAGCTACCATCTTTATGGTTGTAGACAATTTCCCTAGATAGTCTTGGTCCACATTGTTCTGGTGGTTAATTTTATAGGCTAAGTCCACATCCTCAGATATATTAATCAAGAGTGGAAGGATAGAGAAATAACGAGAAATGTAAATCATTTCTTCATTGGAAAGGCTAGTCACCAGTTCATTGAGCCCTTGATAGTTTTCATTTGTTGATAATTCCTTCAACTGCATGATTTTTTCAAAGGTCTCTGGTGCTAGCATATTTTTTGTGATATCTTCTAGCAGCTCAGTCAAAATTAAGACTTCTTCTTGGATGACGGCTTTATTACTATAGTTTTCTAATTTCTGAAGAGACATATATTTTTCCTTTCCATACAATCCTTACAGACCTTCAACAGTTTGAGATTCATATTCTCTAATGAGCTTGGCACGTTTCTCGCTGGCATCGATGTTTAATACAAGCGCAATGGCTACGGATAATACCAGGAGACTGTTCCCACCTTGTGAAAGGAAAGGGAAGGTTACCCCTGTAGAAGGAATCAAACCAGAAATCCCACCGATATTGACAAAGATCTGGACAAGAATCATCCCTCCGACACCGATAGCAACCATGGAGTTAAAGGGATCCTTAGCTCGAATACCAACCAAGATGATTCGCAAAATTAAGAAGAAGAGTAAAGCCAAAATCATACTCGCTCCCACGAATCCAAACTCCTCTATAACAATCGAAAATACGAAATCCGTATGGGCTTCTGGCAGATAACCACGCTTCTCGATAGAATTTCCCAATCCTAGTCCGAACCAGCCTCCATTAACCATGGCATAGTAGGAATTTGCAAGCTGGTGTCCTGCACCCGCCAAGTCATTAAAGGGATTAAAGAAGGCACTAAAACGTTTAGCAACATAACCAAATACCGGTATCTGAGAAAATTTTTCAACCCCAACGAGACGAATGACAGATAAGAATAAAATTGAACTCCCTGCTAATAGAGCTAGAATAGTCGAGAACCAACGATAGGCGATTCCACTAACGGTGTACATAATGAGCGCCACCAAGACCAAGATGGTCGCATTTCCCAAGTCGGGGAAAATCCCCAAGCTACCAATCAGAACCAGCAGAACAAAACGCCAGTCATTAAAAGCTCGAGGCAGCCACTGATTCTTTGTCAAAACCTGGAAATCATAAACCGCAATCTCATCTTGCTGTTTTGAAAAACGATGTGCTAGGTACCAGATGATGATAATCTTAAGGTATTCAGCCGGCTGAATCGTT is a window from the Streptococcus oralis genome containing:
- a CDS encoding ABC transporter ATP-binding protein; the protein is MTAIVELKNATKVITNGFDEEKIILNDVSLEIFEHDFITILGGNGAGKSTLFNTIAGTLPLTSGSIRIMGEDVTHFSPEKRAKYLSRVFQDPKMGTAPRMTVAENLLIAKFRGEKRGLLSRRLSSHREEFQATIEKVGNGLEKHLDTPIEFLSGGQRQALSLLMATLKRPELLLLDEHTAALDPKTSVALMELTDEFVSKDHLTALMITHHMEDALKYGNRLIVMKEGRIIQDLNKEEKAKMKISDYYQLFE
- a CDS encoding ABC transporter permease, with protein sequence MIVSIISQGMVWAILGLGIFMTFRILNFPDMTTEGSFPLGGAVAVTLITQGVNPFLATLTAVGAGCLAGMATGLLYTKGKIPTLLSGILVMTSCHSIMLMIMGRANLGLLGTKQIQDVLPFDSDLNQLLTGFIFVALVIGLMLFFLDTKLGQAYIATGDNPDMARSFGINTGRMELMGLVLSNGIIALAGALIAQQEGYADVSRGIGVIVVGLASLIIGEVLFKSLTLAERLVTIVIGSIAYQFLVWGVIALGFNTSYLRLYSALILAVCLMIPTFKSKYLKGVKFSK
- the trpX gene encoding tryptophan ABC transporter substrate-binding protein — protein: MKNKRLIGIIAGLAILVVASLIYSSMNKPAAKEEQKVAKVGVLQFVSHPSLDLIYQGIQDGLAEEGYKDDQVKIDFMNSEGDQSKVATMSKQLVANGNDVVVGIATPAAQGLASATKDLPVIMAAITDPIGANLVKDLKKPGGNITGVSDHNPAEQQVELIKTLTPNVKTIGALYSSSEDNSKTQVEEFKAYAEKAGLTVETFAVPSTNEIASTVNVMTSKVDAIWVPIDNTIASAFSTVVSSNQTAKKPIYPSATAMVEAGGLASVVVDQHDLGVATGKMIAKVLKGEKPADTPVNVFSTGKSVINKKLAQELGITIPESVLKEAGQVIE
- the ppc gene encoding phosphoenolpyruvate carboxylase, which codes for MSLQKLENYSNKAVIQEEVLILTELLEDITKNMLAPETFEKIMQLKELSTNENYQGLNELVTSLSNEEMIYISRYFSILPLLINISEDVDLAYKINHQNNVDQDYLGKLSTTIKMVAEKENAAEILEKLNVVPVLTAHPTQVQRKSMLDLTNHIHTLLRKYRDVKLGLINKEKWNMDLRRYIEIIMQTDMIREKKLKVTNEITNVMEYYQSSFLNAVPRLTAEYKKLAKEQGIELQHPKPITMGMWIGGDRDGNPFVTAETLNKSALTQCEVIMNYYDEKIYNLYREFSLSTSIVNVSDKVREMALKSQDNSIYREKELYRRALFDIQAKMQATKAYLIEDKDLQPRYATADEFYQDLLAIRDSLLENKGEYLISGEFVELMQAVEIFGFYLASIDMRQDSSVHEACVAELLASAGINDHYSDLSEDKKCALLLKELEEDPRILSATHAEKSELLEKELSIFKTARKLKDKLGENVIRQTIISHATSVSDMLELAIMLKEVGLVDAQKARVQIVPLFETIEDLDHSEETMRRYFSLPLAKKWIASKDNYQEIMLGYSDSNKDGGYLSSCWTLYKAQQQLTAIGDEFGVKVTFFHGRGGTVGRGGGPTYEAITSQPLKSIKDRIRLTEQGEVIGNKYGNKDAAYYNLEMLVSAAINRMITKKKSDTNTSNHYESIMDQVVDRSYDIYRDLVFGNEHFYDYFFESSPIKAISSFNIGSRPAARKTITEIGGLRAIPWVFSWSQSRVMFPGWYGVGSSFKEFIDQDPKNIEFLRDMYQNWPFFQSLLSNVDMVLSKSNMNIAFEYAKLCEDEEVQAIYYTILDEWQLTKDVILAIEGYDELLAENSYLKDSLNYRMPYFNILNYIQLELIKRQRRGELSADEEKLIHTTINGIATGLRNSG
- the ftsW gene encoding cell division peptidoglycan polymerase FtsW, whose protein sequence is MKISKRHLLNYSILIPYFLLSILGLIVVYSTTSATLIEEGKSAFQLVRNQGIFWVASLVLIALIYKLKLGFLRNGRLIFIVMIVEMILLALARLVGTPVNGAYGWISVGPVTIQPAEYLKIIIIWYLAHRFSKQQDEIAVYDFQVLTKNQWLPRAFNDWRFVLLVLIGSLGIFPDLGNATILVLVALIMYTVSGIAYRWFSTILALLAGSSILFLSVIRLVGVEKFSQIPVFGYVAKRFSAFFNPFNDLAGAGHQLANSYYAMVNGGWFGLGLGNSIEKRGYLPEAHTDFVFSIVIEEFGFVGASMILALLFFLILRIILVGIRAKDPFNSMVAIGVGGMILVQIFVNIGGISGLIPSTGVTFPFLSQGGNSLLVLSVAIALVLNIDASEKRAKLIREYESQTVEGL